From one Pseudomonas fluorescens genomic stretch:
- the aqpZ gene encoding aquaporin Z, protein MSMPLSKRMGAELIGTFWLVVGGCGSAVIAASFPVGIGLVGVAMAFGLTVLTMAFAIGHISGCHLNPAVSVGLVVGGRFPLKDLLPYVIAQVIGAILGAAVIYFIASGKAGFELSAGLASNGYADHSPGGYSLAAGFASEVVMTAMFILIIMGATDSRAPAGFAPIAIGLALTLIHLISIPVTNTSVNPARSTGPAIFVGGWALQQLWLFWVAPLIGAVIGGALYKGLFREP, encoded by the coding sequence ATGTCGATGCCCCTGAGCAAACGCATGGGTGCTGAACTGATCGGGACGTTCTGGCTGGTGGTGGGTGGCTGCGGCAGTGCGGTGATCGCGGCCTCGTTCCCCGTCGGTATCGGCCTGGTCGGGGTGGCCATGGCCTTCGGCCTGACCGTGCTGACCATGGCTTTCGCCATCGGTCATATTTCCGGATGCCATCTGAACCCCGCAGTGTCGGTCGGGCTGGTGGTGGGTGGGCGTTTTCCGCTCAAGGACCTGCTGCCCTACGTCATCGCCCAGGTGATCGGGGCGATCCTCGGTGCAGCGGTGATCTACTTCATTGCCAGTGGCAAGGCAGGCTTCGAGTTGTCGGCGGGGCTGGCCTCCAACGGCTATGCCGATCATTCACCCGGCGGCTATTCATTGGCGGCAGGCTTTGCCAGTGAAGTGGTGATGACCGCGATGTTCATCCTGATCATCATGGGCGCTACCGACAGCCGTGCCCCGGCAGGCTTTGCACCGATCGCCATCGGCCTGGCCCTGACCCTGATCCACCTGATCTCGATTCCCGTCACCAACACCTCGGTGAACCCGGCGCGCAGCACGGGGCCGGCGATTTTCGTCGGTGGCTGGGCGCTGCAGCAACTGTGGTTGTTCTGGGTGGCGCCGCTGATCGGGGCGGTGATCGGCGGCGCGTTGTACAAGGGGCTGTTCCGCGAGCCTTAG
- the xdhA gene encoding xanthine dehydrogenase small subunit, with protein sequence MIQFLLNQELRSEHALDPNLTVLEYLREHLGKSGTKEGCASGDCGACTVVVGELAQAEDGREHIRYRSLNSCLTFVSSLHGKQLISVEGLKHQGKLHSVQQAMADCHGSQCGFCTPGFVMSLFALQKNSDAPDLHKAQEALAGNLCRCTGYRPILAAAEQSCCQAQPDQFDRSQAQTIARLKAIAPSETGELNSGDKRCLVPLTVADLAELYGSHPEARLLAGGTDLALEVTQFHKTLPVMIYVGNVAELKRIDTQAEHLEIGAATPLTDCYDALSREYPDFGELLHRFASLQIRNQGTLGGNIGNASPIGDSPPLLIALDAQIVLRKGDNSRTLALEDYFIDYRITARQESEFIEKIIVPRARADWAFRAYKVSKRLDDDISAVCAAFNLRINNGVVEAARIAFGGMAAIPKRARACEAALVGKAWNQASIERACQALAEDFTPLSDFRASKEYRLLSAQNLLRKYFIELQTPHIETRVTAYV encoded by the coding sequence GTGATCCAGTTTCTACTTAACCAGGAGCTGCGCAGTGAGCATGCCCTGGACCCCAACCTGACCGTGCTCGAGTATCTTCGTGAACACTTGGGCAAGTCCGGTACCAAGGAAGGCTGCGCCAGCGGCGATTGCGGCGCCTGCACCGTGGTGGTCGGCGAACTGGCCCAGGCCGAGGATGGCCGCGAACACATTCGCTACCGCAGCCTCAACTCGTGCCTGACCTTCGTCTCGTCGTTGCACGGTAAACAGTTGATTAGCGTCGAAGGCCTCAAGCATCAGGGCAAACTGCACAGCGTGCAGCAGGCCATGGCCGATTGCCACGGCTCGCAATGCGGCTTCTGCACCCCGGGCTTTGTCATGTCGCTGTTCGCCCTGCAAAAGAACAGTGACGCACCCGATTTGCACAAGGCCCAGGAAGCCCTGGCCGGCAACCTCTGCCGCTGCACCGGCTACCGGCCGATCCTGGCCGCCGCCGAGCAGTCCTGCTGCCAGGCCCAGCCTGATCAGTTCGACCGCAGCCAAGCGCAGACCATTGCCCGCCTCAAGGCCATCGCCCCGAGCGAAACCGGCGAGCTCAACAGCGGCGACAAACGCTGCCTGGTGCCGCTGACCGTGGCTGACCTTGCCGAACTCTACGGCTCGCACCCCGAAGCCCGATTGCTGGCCGGCGGCACCGACCTGGCGCTGGAAGTCACCCAGTTCCACAAGACCCTGCCGGTGATGATCTATGTTGGCAACGTCGCCGAACTCAAACGCATCGACACTCAAGCCGAGCACCTGGAAATCGGCGCGGCCACGCCGCTGACCGACTGCTACGACGCCCTGAGTCGCGAATACCCGGATTTTGGCGAACTGCTGCACCGCTTCGCCTCGCTGCAGATCCGCAACCAGGGCACCTTGGGCGGCAACATCGGCAACGCCTCGCCAATCGGCGACTCGCCGCCCCTGCTGATCGCCCTGGATGCGCAGATCGTCCTGCGCAAAGGTGACAACAGCCGTACCCTGGCGCTGGAAGACTACTTCATCGACTACCGCATCACCGCACGCCAGGAAAGCGAGTTCATCGAGAAGATCATCGTGCCACGGGCCCGCGCCGACTGGGCGTTCCGCGCCTACAAGGTGTCCAAGCGCCTGGACGATGACATTTCGGCGGTCTGCGCGGCGTTCAACCTGCGCATCAACAACGGCGTGGTCGAGGCGGCGCGCATTGCCTTCGGCGGCATGGCGGCAATCCCCAAACGGGCCCGCGCCTGCGAAGCGGCGCTGGTCGGCAAGGCCTGGAACCAGGCCAGCATCGAGCGCGCCTGCCAGGCGCTGGCCGAGGACTTCACACCGCTCTCGGATTTTCGCGCGAGCAAGGAATACCGCCTGCTCAGCGCGCAGAACCTGCTGCGCAAATACTTCATCGAACTGCAAACGCCGCACATCGAAACTCGGGTGACCGCTTATGTCTAA
- the xdhB gene encoding xanthine dehydrogenase molybdopterin binding subunit — MSNHHVAKSQAEMAELFSQDLTTGVGRSLKHDSADKHVSGEAVYIDDRLEFPNQLHVYARLSDRAHARVLSIDTSPCYAFEGVRIAITHEDLPGLKDIGPLLPGDPLLAIDTVEFVGQPVLAVAARDLDTARRAAMAAIIEYEDLEPVLDVVQALRKKHFVLDSHTHQRGDSVSALASAPHRLQGTLHIGGQEHFYLETQISSVMPTEDGGMIVYCSTQNPTEVQKLVAEVLDVPMNKIVVDMRRMGGGFGGKETQAASPACLCAVIAHLTGQPTKMRLPRVEDMLMTGKRHPFYIEYDVGFDDNGRLHGINFDLAGNCGCSPDLSASIVDRAMFHADNAYYLGDATIHGHRCKTNTASNTAYRGFGGPQGMVAIEEVMDHIARHLALDPLAVRKANYYGKTERNVTHYYQTVEHNMLEEITAELEASSDYAERRESIRRFNANSPILKKGLALTPVKFGISFTASFLNQAGALVHIYTDGSIHLNHGGTEMGQGLNTKVAQVVAEVFQVDFQRIQITATNTDKVPNTSPTAASSGADLNGKAAQNAAEILKQRLTEFAARQYKVSEEDVEFRNGHVRVRDEILSFDALVQQAYFAQVSLSSTGFYKTPKIYYDRSQARGRPFYYFAFGAACAEVIVDTLTGEYKMLRTDILHDVGASLNPAIDIGQVEGGFIQGMGWLTTEELVWNAKGKLMTNGPASYKIPAVADMPVDLRVKLVENRKNPEDTVFHSKAVGEPPFMLGIAAWCAIKDAVASLGDYRVHPLIDAPATPERVLWGCEQMRKALAAQQPATEVETVTP; from the coding sequence ATGTCTAACCATCACGTCGCCAAAAGCCAGGCCGAAATGGCAGAACTGTTCAGCCAGGACCTGACCACCGGGGTCGGCCGCAGCCTCAAGCACGACAGTGCCGACAAACATGTGTCCGGCGAAGCGGTGTACATCGATGACCGCCTGGAATTCCCCAACCAGCTGCATGTGTATGCACGCCTGTCCGACCGCGCCCACGCCCGGGTGCTGAGCATCGACACCAGCCCCTGTTACGCCTTCGAAGGCGTGCGCATCGCGATCACCCACGAAGACCTGCCGGGCCTCAAGGATATCGGCCCGCTGCTGCCCGGCGACCCGCTGCTGGCGATCGACACCGTCGAGTTCGTCGGCCAGCCGGTGCTTGCCGTCGCTGCCCGCGACCTCGATACCGCGCGCCGCGCGGCCATGGCCGCGATCATCGAATACGAAGACCTGGAGCCGGTGCTGGATGTGGTCCAGGCGCTGCGCAAAAAACACTTCGTGCTCGACAGCCATACCCACCAGCGCGGCGACTCGGTCAGCGCCCTGGCCAGCGCCCCGCACCGCCTGCAGGGCACCCTGCACATCGGCGGCCAGGAGCACTTCTACCTGGAAACCCAGATCTCCTCGGTGATGCCCACCGAAGATGGCGGGATGATCGTCTACTGCTCGACCCAGAACCCCACCGAAGTGCAGAAGCTGGTGGCCGAAGTGCTCGACGTGCCGATGAACAAGATCGTCGTCGACATGCGCCGCATGGGTGGCGGTTTTGGCGGCAAGGAAACCCAGGCAGCCAGCCCCGCCTGCTTGTGCGCAGTGATTGCCCACCTCACCGGCCAGCCAACCAAGATGCGCCTGCCGCGGGTCGAAGACATGCTGATGACCGGCAAACGCCACCCGTTCTACATCGAGTACGACGTCGGTTTCGATGACAACGGCCGCCTGCACGGGATCAACTTCGACCTGGCCGGCAACTGCGGCTGCTCGCCGGACCTCTCGGCCTCGATTGTCGACCGTGCCATGTTCCACGCCGACAACGCCTACTACCTGGGCGATGCCACCATCCATGGCCACCGCTGCAAGACCAACACCGCCTCCAACACTGCGTACCGTGGTTTTGGCGGCCCGCAGGGCATGGTCGCCATCGAGGAGGTGATGGACCATATCGCCCGCCACCTGGCCCTCGACCCGCTGGCAGTGCGCAAGGCCAACTACTACGGCAAGACCGAGCGCAACGTCACCCACTACTACCAGACCGTCGAGCACAACATGCTCGAAGAGATCACCGCCGAGCTCGAAGCCAGCAGTGATTACGCCGAGCGCCGCGAATCGATCCGCCGCTTCAACGCCAACAGCCCGATCCTCAAGAAAGGCCTGGCACTGACCCCGGTGAAGTTCGGCATCTCGTTCACCGCCAGCTTCCTCAACCAGGCCGGTGCCCTGGTGCACATCTACACCGATGGCAGCATTCACCTGAACCATGGCGGCACCGAAATGGGTCAAGGCCTGAACACCAAGGTCGCGCAGGTGGTGGCCGAAGTGTTCCAGGTGGATTTCCAGCGCATCCAGATCACCGCAACCAACACCGACAAAGTGCCCAACACCTCGCCGACCGCAGCTTCCAGCGGCGCCGACCTGAACGGCAAGGCGGCGCAGAATGCCGCCGAGATCCTCAAGCAACGCCTGACCGAGTTCGCCGCACGGCAGTACAAAGTCAGCGAGGAAGACGTCGAGTTTCGCAACGGCCACGTGCGCGTGCGCGATGAAATCCTCAGTTTCGATGCCCTGGTGCAGCAGGCGTATTTCGCCCAGGTTTCGCTGTCGAGCACAGGCTTCTACAAGACCCCGAAAATCTACTACGACCGCAGCCAGGCCCGTGGCCGGCCGTTCTACTACTTCGCCTTCGGTGCGGCCTGCGCCGAGGTGATCGTCGACACCCTGACCGGCGAGTACAAGATGCTGCGTACCGACATCCTCCACGATGTCGGCGCCTCGCTAAACCCGGCCATCGACATCGGCCAGGTCGAGGGCGGCTTCATCCAGGGCATGGGCTGGCTGACCACCGAAGAGCTGGTGTGGAACGCCAAGGGCAAGCTGATGACCAACGGCCCGGCCAGTTACAAGATCCCGGCGGTGGCCGACATGCCGGTGGATCTGCGGGTGAAACTGGTGGAAAACCGCAAGAACCCGGAAGACACGGTGTTCCATTCCAAAGCCGTGGGCGAGCCGCCGTTCATGCTCGGCATTGCCGCCTGGTGCGCGATCAAGGACGCCGTGGCGAGCCTGGGCGATTACCGCGTGCACCCGCTGATCGATGCGCCGGCGACGCCGGAGCGGGTGCTCTGGGGTTGCGAGCAGATGCGCAAGGCGCTGGCGGCGCAGCAGCCTGCTACCGAGGTTGAGACAGTGACACCGTGA
- a CDS encoding GntR family transcriptional regulator, translated as MTFKAPDSLSEQIAHYLAERIIRGELKPAERIQEQKVTQALNVSRGSVREALLILERRHLVTILPRRGAHVTELNEHNVRSLCTLMGELYNLLGNAVALNWRNDGDLLPFLKIQQRLNGAFERQDIRAFVDESFAVMRAAYPFANNPYLQETVENLQPAMSRTYYLALDQRKANMNDFLVLFANLLEAVVARDPLRIRTVLAEYCQRSCELVLAALATA; from the coding sequence ATGACGTTCAAGGCGCCGGACAGCCTCTCCGAGCAAATTGCCCATTACCTGGCCGAGCGGATCATCCGCGGCGAGCTCAAGCCCGCCGAGCGTATCCAGGAGCAGAAGGTCACCCAGGCATTGAATGTCAGCCGTGGCTCGGTGCGCGAGGCGCTTTTGATCCTCGAACGCCGCCACCTGGTGACCATCCTGCCGCGTCGTGGTGCCCATGTGACCGAACTCAATGAGCACAATGTGCGCAGCCTGTGCACGCTGATGGGCGAGTTGTACAACCTGCTCGGCAATGCCGTGGCCCTGAACTGGCGCAACGATGGCGATCTGTTGCCGTTCCTCAAGATCCAGCAGCGCCTGAACGGTGCGTTCGAGCGCCAGGACATCCGCGCTTTCGTCGACGAAAGCTTCGCGGTGATGCGCGCCGCCTATCCGTTTGCCAACAATCCCTACCTGCAGGAAACCGTCGAGAACCTGCAGCCGGCCATGAGCCGTACCTATTACCTGGCGCTGGACCAGCGCAAGGCCAACATGAACGATTTCCTGGTGCTGTTTGCCAACCTGCTCGAAGCCGTGGTGGCCCGTGACCCGCTGCGCATCCGCACGGTGCTGGCCGAGTACTGCCAGCGCAGCTGCGAGCTGGTGCTGGCGGCGCTGGCGACTGCCTGA
- the smc gene encoding chromosome segregation protein SMC translates to MRLKCIRLAGFKSFVDPTTVNFPSNMAAVVGPNGCGKSNIIDAVRWVMGESSAKNLRGESMTDVIFNGSTSRKPVSQASIELVFDNSDSTLVGEYAAYAEISIRRKVTRDGQNTYYLNGAKCRRRDITDIFLGTGLGPRSYSIIEQGMISKLIEAKPEDLRNFIEEAAGISKYKERRRETENRIRRTHENLERLTDLREELERQLERLHRQAQAAEKYKEYKAEERQLKAQLAALRWQALNDQVGQREAVIGDQEVAFEALVAEQRNADASIERLRDGHHELSERFNLVQGRFYSVGGDIARVEQSIQHGQQRLRQLQDDLKESERARLETESHLGHDRTMLATLGEELEMLEPEQELTLAAAEEAAATLEDAETTMHGWQEQWDSFNTRSAEPRRQAEVQQARIQQLETSLERLAERQRKLGEERDQLSADPEDAAILELGEQVASSELLLEELQIEELQVVEQLETLREQLQQAVQAQQQAQGELQRLGGRLASLEALQQAALDPGTGTAQWLREHGLEQRPRLAEGLRVEPGWELAVETVLGADLQAVLVEDFNGLDLSTFDQGELRLLDSRGEGVRMPGSLLDKVEGCIDLAPWLGQVKPVENLEQALALRAQLADGQSLISRDGYWVGRHFLRVSRASDAQGGVLARGQELERLGQELQEHEAALELLEARLRELREQQQELEERREQLRRRAQDEARQQSELNARLSAGKARSEQLSLRRRRLEEELAELLEQRSLEHENLGESRLQLQEALDLMAQDTEQRELLLAQRDSLRERLDRVRQEARQHKDHAHQLAVRLGSLRAQHDSTRQALERLELQSERLSEKREQLTLNLEEGEAPLEELRLKLEELLEKRMSVDDEMRQARLHMDEADRELRDAEKRRTQAEQQSQLLRGQLEQHRLEWQGLSVRRKTLQEQLHADGYDLDGVLATLGEQTSEQEAEQELERIDARIQRLGAINLAAIDEYQQQSERKHYLDAQDADLVEALDTLENVIRKIDKETRNRFKDTFDQINAGLQALFPKVFGGGSAYLELTGEDLLDTGVTIMARPPGKKNSTIHLLSGGEKALTALALVFAIFKLNPAPFCMLDEVDAPLDDANVGRYARLVKEMSQTVQFIYITHNKIAMEMADQLMGVTMHEPGCSRLVAVDVEEAMAMVDA, encoded by the coding sequence ATGCGCTTAAAGTGCATTCGCCTGGCCGGGTTCAAGTCGTTCGTCGACCCGACCACGGTCAACTTCCCCAGCAACATGGCCGCCGTGGTCGGGCCCAACGGCTGCGGCAAGTCCAACATCATCGATGCGGTGCGCTGGGTGATGGGCGAAAGCTCGGCCAAAAACCTGCGTGGCGAGTCGATGACCGACGTCATCTTCAACGGTTCGACCAGCCGCAAGCCGGTGAGCCAGGCCAGCATCGAGCTGGTGTTCGACAACTCCGATAGCACCCTGGTCGGTGAATACGCGGCGTATGCGGAAATCTCCATTCGCCGCAAGGTGACCCGCGACGGGCAGAACACCTATTACCTCAATGGCGCCAAATGTCGGCGCCGTGACATTACCGATATCTTCCTCGGCACCGGCCTGGGCCCGCGCAGCTACTCGATCATCGAGCAGGGGATGATCTCCAAGCTGATCGAAGCCAAGCCCGAAGACCTGCGCAATTTCATCGAGGAAGCGGCGGGCATCTCCAAGTACAAGGAGCGCCGGCGCGAGACCGAGAACCGCATCCGCCGCACTCACGAGAACCTCGAGCGCCTGACCGACCTGCGCGAAGAACTCGAGCGCCAGCTCGAACGTTTGCATCGCCAGGCCCAGGCAGCCGAGAAGTACAAGGAATATAAAGCCGAGGAGCGTCAGCTCAAGGCGCAACTGGCGGCCCTGCGCTGGCAGGCCCTGAACGATCAGGTGGGCCAGCGCGAAGCGGTGATCGGCGACCAGGAAGTGGCCTTCGAGGCCCTGGTGGCCGAACAGCGCAATGCCGATGCCAGCATCGAGCGCCTGCGTGATGGCCATCATGAGCTGTCCGAGCGCTTCAACCTGGTGCAGGGACGCTTCTACTCGGTTGGCGGCGATATCGCCCGGGTCGAACAAAGCATCCAGCACGGCCAGCAGCGCCTGCGCCAGTTGCAGGATGACCTGAAAGAGTCCGAGCGCGCGCGCCTTGAAACCGAATCGCACCTGGGCCATGACCGCACCATGCTCGCTACTCTGGGTGAAGAGCTGGAGATGCTCGAGCCCGAGCAGGAACTGACCCTGGCTGCCGCCGAGGAGGCCGCCGCCACCCTGGAAGACGCCGAAACCACCATGCATGGCTGGCAGGAGCAGTGGGACAGTTTCAACACCCGCTCGGCCGAGCCGCGGCGCCAGGCCGAAGTGCAGCAGGCGCGCATCCAGCAGCTGGAAACCAGCCTCGAGCGCTTGGCCGAGCGCCAGCGCAAACTCGGTGAAGAGCGTGATCAGCTCAGTGCCGATCCGGAAGACGCCGCCATCCTCGAACTGGGTGAGCAAGTCGCTAGCAGTGAGCTGCTGCTCGAAGAACTGCAGATAGAAGAGCTGCAGGTGGTCGAGCAGCTCGAGACCCTGCGCGAACAACTGCAGCAAGCGGTACAGGCCCAGCAGCAAGCCCAGGGCGAACTGCAGCGTCTGGGCGGCCGCCTGGCTTCGCTTGAGGCCCTGCAACAGGCCGCGCTCGACCCTGGCACCGGCACCGCCCAGTGGCTGCGCGAGCATGGCCTGGAACAGCGTCCGCGCCTGGCCGAAGGCTTGCGCGTGGAGCCGGGTTGGGAGCTGGCGGTGGAAACCGTGCTCGGTGCCGACCTGCAGGCGGTGCTGGTCGAGGATTTCAACGGCCTGGACCTGAGCACCTTCGATCAGGGCGAGCTGCGCCTGCTCGACAGCCGTGGCGAAGGCGTGCGTATGCCCGGCAGCCTGCTTGACAAGGTCGAAGGGTGTATCGATCTGGCGCCCTGGCTTGGCCAGGTCAAGCCGGTAGAGAACCTCGAACAGGCCCTGGCCCTGCGTGCTCAGCTGGCGGATGGGCAAAGCCTGATCAGCCGCGACGGCTACTGGGTCGGCCGGCACTTTTTGCGCGTCAGCCGTGCCAGCGACGCCCAGGGAGGGGTGCTCGCCCGTGGCCAGGAGCTGGAGCGCCTGGGCCAAGAGCTGCAAGAGCATGAAGCGGCGCTGGAGTTGCTGGAAGCCCGGCTGCGGGAACTGCGCGAGCAGCAGCAAGAACTTGAAGAGCGCCGCGAGCAATTGCGTCGCCGCGCTCAGGACGAAGCCCGCCAGCAAAGCGAACTCAACGCCAGGCTCTCGGCCGGCAAGGCCCGTTCCGAGCAACTGAGCCTGCGCCGTCGGCGTCTGGAAGAAGAACTGGCCGAGCTGCTCGAACAGCGCAGCCTTGAGCACGAAAATCTCGGCGAGTCGCGCCTGCAGTTGCAGGAAGCCCTCGACCTGATGGCGCAGGACACCGAGCAGCGCGAGCTGCTGCTGGCCCAGCGCGACAGCCTGCGCGAGCGTCTCGACCGGGTGCGCCAGGAAGCCCGCCAGCACAAGGACCACGCCCACCAGTTGGCGGTGCGCCTGGGTTCGTTGCGCGCCCAGCATGACTCCACCCGCCAGGCCCTGGAGCGCCTGGAGCTGCAGTCCGAGCGCCTGAGTGAAAAACGCGAACAGCTGACCCTGAACCTGGAGGAGGGCGAGGCGCCGCTGGAAGAACTGCGCCTGAAACTCGAAGAGCTGCTGGAAAAGCGCATGAGCGTCGACGACGAGATGCGTCAGGCACGCCTGCACATGGACGAAGCCGACCGCGAGCTGCGCGATGCCGAAAAGCGCCGCACCCAGGCCGAACAGCAGTCGCAGCTGCTGCGTGGCCAGCTCGAGCAGCACCGTCTGGAGTGGCAGGGGCTGAGCGTGCGGCGCAAGACTTTGCAGGAGCAACTGCACGCCGATGGTTACGATCTCGACGGGGTGCTGGCGACCCTGGGCGAACAGACCAGCGAGCAGGAAGCCGAACAGGAGCTCGAACGCATCGATGCGCGTATCCAGCGCCTGGGTGCGATCAACCTGGCGGCTATCGATGAGTACCAGCAGCAGTCCGAGCGCAAGCACTACCTGGATGCCCAGGATGCCGACCTGGTCGAAGCGCTGGATACCCTCGAGAACGTCATTCGCAAGATCGACAAGGAAACCCGCAACCGCTTCAAAGATACCTTTGATCAGATAAATGCCGGATTGCAGGCACTTTTCCCAAAAGTTTTCGGTGGCGGCAGCGCTTACTTGGAACTGACGGGCGAAGATCTACTCGATACAGGGGTGACGATCATGGCGCGGCCACCGGGCAAGAAGAACAGCACCATTCACCTGCTCTCGGGCGGTGAGAAAGCGCTGACCGCCCTGGCCCTGGTGTTTGCCATTTTCAAATTGAACCCGGCACCGTTCTGCATGCTCGATGAAGTCGATGCGCCACTGGACGATGCCAACGTCGGGCGTTACGCCCGGCTGGTGAAAGAGATGAGCCAGACGGTGCAGTTCATCTATATCACCCACAACAAGATCGCCATGGAAATGGCCGATCAACTGATGGGCGTGACCATGCATGAACCGGGTTGTTCGCGGCTGGTGGCGGTGGATGTGGAGGAGGCGATGGCCATGGTCGACGCCTGA
- the guaD gene encoding guanine deaminase, with protein sequence MSATRKAYRAAILHSIADPAEVGVEASYQYFEDGLLLIDNGKISALGDARELLPTLAADVAVEHYQDALITPGFIDTHIHFPQTGMIGSYGEQLLDWLNTYTFPCEKQFADKAHADKVAKIFVEELLRNGTTTALVFGSVHPESVNAFFEEAERLDLRMIAGKVMMDRNAPDYLTDTAESGYTESKALIERWHGKGRLHYAVTPRFAPTSTPEQLTLAGQLLSEYPDLYMHTHLSENLKEIDWVKELFPERKGYLDVYDHFKLLGQRSVFAHGVHLCDDECQRLAETGSAVAFCPTSNLFLGSGLFNLPQAEKFKVKVGLGTDVGAGTSFSLLNTLNEAYKVMQLQGARLSPFKSLYLATLGGARALSLDDRIGSLQPGNDADFVVLDYKATALMDYRIQQSNSIDETLFVLMTLGDDRTVKQTFAAGRCVHQR encoded by the coding sequence ATGAGCGCAACCCGCAAAGCCTACCGTGCCGCCATCCTGCACAGCATCGCCGACCCTGCCGAAGTGGGCGTCGAAGCCTCCTATCAGTATTTCGAAGATGGCCTGCTGCTGATCGACAACGGCAAGATCAGCGCCCTGGGTGATGCCCGCGAGCTGCTGCCGACCCTGGCCGCCGACGTCGCGGTCGAGCATTACCAGGACGCCCTGATCACCCCGGGCTTTATCGACACCCATATTCACTTCCCGCAGACCGGCATGATCGGTTCCTACGGCGAGCAGTTACTGGATTGGCTCAACACCTACACCTTCCCCTGCGAGAAGCAGTTCGCCGACAAGGCGCATGCCGATAAGGTCGCGAAGATCTTCGTTGAAGAACTGCTGCGCAACGGCACCACCACCGCCCTGGTGTTCGGCAGTGTCCATCCGGAGTCGGTCAATGCCTTCTTCGAAGAGGCCGAGCGCCTGGACCTGCGCATGATCGCTGGCAAAGTGATGATGGACCGCAATGCCCCGGACTACCTGACCGACACCGCCGAATCCGGCTACACCGAAAGCAAGGCGCTGATCGAGCGCTGGCACGGCAAGGGCCGCCTGCACTACGCAGTGACCCCACGCTTTGCCCCGACCAGCACCCCGGAGCAACTGACCCTGGCCGGCCAGTTGCTGAGCGAGTATCCCGACCTGTACATGCACACCCACCTGAGCGAAAACCTCAAGGAGATCGACTGGGTCAAAGAACTGTTCCCGGAGCGCAAGGGCTACCTGGACGTCTACGACCACTTCAAGCTGCTCGGCCAACGCTCGGTGTTCGCCCACGGCGTGCACCTGTGCGACGACGAATGCCAGCGCCTGGCCGAAACCGGCTCGGCCGTGGCCTTCTGCCCGACCTCCAACCTGTTCCTCGGCAGCGGCCTGTTCAACCTGCCACAGGCCGAGAAGTTCAAGGTCAAGGTCGGCCTGGGCACCGACGTCGGCGCCGGAACCAGCTTCTCGCTGCTCAACACCCTGAATGAAGCCTACAAGGTCATGCAGTTGCAGGGCGCGCGCCTGAGCCCGTTCAAGTCACTGTACCTGGCAACCTTGGGCGGCGCCCGGGCACTGAGCCTGGATGACCGTATCGGCAGCCTGCAGCCTGGCAACGATGCCGACTTCGTGGTCCTCGACTACAAGGCCACGGCGCTGATGGACTACCGCATCCAGCAGTCCAACAGTATCGACGAGACGCTGTTCGTGCTGATGACCCTGGGCGATGACCGCACCGTCAAGCAGACCTTCGCTGCCGGGCGCTGCGTGCACCAGCGCTAA
- the xdhC gene encoding xanthine dehydrogenase accessory protein XdhC, producing MHTWINALSDLQSRGEPCVLVTIIEERGSTPRNAGSKMVVSAEQLFDTIGGGHLEYKAMHIARQMLAERREAPHLERFSLGASLGQCCGGATVLLFEPMGQVQAQIAVFGAGHVGRALVPLLAALPCKVRWIDSREQEFPESIPAGVSKIVSEEPVDEVDELPVGSYCIVMTHNHQLDLELTAAILKRNDFTWFGLIGSKTKRVKFEHRLRERGFAEERLQRMHCPMGIAEVKGKLPIEIAVSIAAQIIATYNASFGQHNNAANTGPIAQLLPPSRRSQAI from the coding sequence ATGCACACCTGGATCAACGCCCTGTCCGACCTGCAGTCCCGCGGCGAGCCCTGCGTACTGGTAACCATCATCGAAGAGCGCGGCTCGACGCCACGCAATGCCGGCTCGAAAATGGTTGTCAGTGCCGAGCAACTATTCGACACCATCGGCGGCGGCCACCTGGAGTACAAGGCCATGCACATCGCCCGGCAGATGCTCGCCGAGCGCCGCGAAGCCCCGCACCTTGAACGCTTCAGCCTCGGAGCCAGCCTCGGCCAGTGCTGCGGCGGCGCCACCGTGCTGCTGTTCGAGCCGATGGGCCAGGTGCAGGCGCAGATCGCCGTATTCGGCGCAGGCCATGTCGGCCGCGCTCTGGTACCCTTGCTCGCCGCCCTGCCCTGCAAGGTGCGCTGGATCGACTCGCGCGAGCAGGAATTCCCCGAGAGCATTCCCGCCGGGGTCAGCAAGATCGTCAGTGAAGAGCCGGTGGATGAAGTCGATGAGCTGCCCGTGGGCAGCTACTGCATCGTCATGACCCATAACCATCAGCTGGATCTGGAACTGACGGCGGCGATCCTCAAGCGCAACGACTTCACCTGGTTCGGCCTGATCGGCTCGAAGACCAAACGCGTCAAGTTCGAGCATCGCCTGCGTGAGCGCGGCTTCGCCGAGGAACGCCTGCAGCGCATGCATTGCCCGATGGGCATCGCCGAGGTCAAGGGCAAGCTGCCGATCGAGATCGCCGTGTCGATCGCCGCGCAAATCATTGCCACCTACAACGCCAGCTTTGGCCAGCACAACAACGCTGCCAACACCGGCCCCATTGCCCAATTGCTGCCGCCATCACGGCGCAGCCAAGCCATATGA